Proteins from a genomic interval of Micromonospora sp. NBC_00389:
- a CDS encoding protealysin inhibitor emfourin, translating into MIALLVAALAGCTSADPAGSTPDRPPATAGPTSTAPATDTPPATTAPTVSPGTGATSAAARVMLFRSGGFAGRGDAVTVEPDGRWTMVDRAGSQRTGRLDPADLGRLHGLAADPRLAAEARRPTTTTLCADAFSYRLTVGTVETGYVDCPADTAPPPATQALVERLLRVTG; encoded by the coding sequence ATGATCGCGCTCCTGGTCGCCGCCCTGGCCGGCTGCACCAGCGCCGACCCGGCCGGCAGCACCCCGGACCGGCCCCCGGCCACCGCCGGCCCGACCTCGACCGCCCCGGCCACCGACACCCCGCCGGCGACCACCGCCCCCACGGTGAGCCCGGGTACCGGGGCCACCAGCGCGGCTGCCCGGGTGATGCTGTTCCGCTCCGGCGGCTTCGCCGGCCGCGGCGACGCCGTGACCGTCGAACCCGACGGCCGGTGGACGATGGTGGACCGGGCCGGCAGCCAACGTACGGGCCGACTCGACCCCGCCGACCTCGGCCGGCTGCACGGGCTGGCCGCCGATCCCCGACTGGCCGCCGAGGCCCGCCGCCCGACCACCACGACTCTCTGCGCGGACGCGTTCAGCTACCGGCTGACCGTCGGCACGGTCGAGACCGGGTACGTCGACTGCCCGGCCGACACCGCCCCGCCGCCGGCCACCCAGGCGCTGGTGGAGCGGCTGCTACGCGTCACCGGCTGA
- a CDS encoding PaeR7I family type II restriction endonuclease — translation MTPEQERDVDAAMFAYWTSRKRAARQQTERGKVQDAGGRADVTSGGHLDEVARLLAKVCFDAGAPLNQVWYKAPVGDPSRRVGTPKNTTLPGYYRPTKQWDLVVHHDDAPIVVVELKSQNGPSYGNNANNRAEEAIGSAVDFDRARKAGLIPGNPWVGYAFMIEDDIFSRRSEAGKDASRYTRDAYFADWSYVDRVRLLSQRLVEDGHYDSAWAVATSRPDCPGVVDPKKCPQLRTGFLECVHEFAWWELDEEALGYESFAAELTAQVKRYYP, via the coding sequence ATGACTCCCGAGCAAGAGCGCGATGTCGACGCCGCCATGTTTGCCTACTGGACTAGCCGGAAGCGAGCAGCACGCCAGCAGACCGAACGAGGCAAGGTGCAGGATGCTGGGGGCAGAGCTGACGTGACGTCGGGTGGTCACCTAGACGAAGTTGCCAGACTTTTAGCGAAGGTTTGTTTCGACGCAGGAGCACCGCTCAATCAGGTGTGGTACAAGGCGCCGGTTGGAGACCCGTCCCGCCGGGTGGGTACCCCGAAGAACACGACACTTCCGGGCTACTACCGACCCACGAAACAATGGGATTTGGTGGTTCATCACGACGACGCCCCGATCGTGGTTGTTGAGCTGAAAAGCCAAAACGGTCCGTCGTATGGGAACAATGCCAATAACCGAGCCGAAGAGGCTATCGGTAGTGCTGTTGATTTCGACCGTGCGCGAAAGGCTGGGTTGATCCCGGGAAATCCCTGGGTTGGATACGCTTTCATGATCGAGGACGACATCTTTTCCCGCAGGAGCGAGGCCGGGAAAGATGCTAGCCGCTATACAAGGGACGCTTATTTTGCAGACTGGTCGTATGTCGATCGGGTACGTTTGCTGAGCCAACGCCTAGTGGAAGATGGGCACTATGACTCGGCGTGGGCGGTTGCTACCAGCAGACCGGACTGCCCTGGCGTAGTCGATCCCAAAAAGTGCCCGCAGCTAAGGACTGGATTCCTGGAGTGTGTCCATGAATTCGCCTGGTGGGAGCTGGACGAAGAGGCGCTGGGTTATGAGAGCTTCGCGGCGGAGCTCACTGCGCAGGTAAAGCGGTACTACCCATAG
- a CDS encoding VOC family protein: MTMNAISRSQIYVLDQDEALDFYVNKLGMELNTDQDLGFMRWLTVNLPGDPEREILLEKPGPPAMDPATAAQVRELLTKGALGGALFMTTDDAHKTHEDLVAKGVDITDEPTERPYGIDFGIRDPFGNRIRIGQMFPRA; encoded by the coding sequence ATGACGATGAACGCGATCAGCCGCTCCCAGATCTACGTCCTCGACCAGGACGAGGCACTCGACTTCTACGTGAACAAGCTCGGCATGGAGCTCAACACCGACCAGGACCTCGGCTTCATGCGCTGGCTGACGGTCAACCTGCCCGGCGACCCGGAGCGCGAGATCCTGTTGGAGAAGCCGGGTCCGCCGGCGATGGACCCGGCCACCGCGGCGCAGGTCCGGGAACTGCTCACCAAGGGGGCGCTGGGCGGCGCCCTGTTCATGACCACCGACGACGCCCACAAGACGCACGAGGACCTGGTGGCCAAGGGGGTCGACATCACCGACGAGCCGACTGAGCGTCCGTACGGGATCGACTTCGGCATCCGGGACCCGTTCGGTAACCGGATCCGCATCGGCCAGATGTTCCCTCGGGCCTGA
- a CDS encoding AraC family transcriptional regulator, which yields MSRAVEESNRAMLRARDAMDRAYAEPLDIPALARIAHVSEAHFIRTFRATFGETPHRYLQRRRVERAMSLLVETGRDVTDICFAVGFSSLGTFSRTFRQIVGESPTDFRRRAAPTNVPSCFTKAWTRPSSFG from the coding sequence ATGAGTCGCGCCGTGGAGGAGTCGAACCGGGCGATGCTGCGTGCTCGGGACGCGATGGACCGCGCGTACGCCGAGCCGTTGGACATCCCGGCGCTGGCCCGGATCGCGCACGTCTCCGAGGCGCATTTCATCCGGACCTTCCGAGCCACCTTCGGCGAGACCCCGCACCGCTACCTGCAACGTCGGCGGGTGGAGCGGGCGATGTCGTTGCTGGTGGAGACCGGGCGAGACGTCACCGACATCTGCTTCGCGGTCGGCTTCAGCAGCCTGGGCACGTTCAGCCGGACGTTTCGGCAGATCGTCGGGGAGTCACCGACGGACTTCCGCCGCCGCGCCGCGCCGACCAACGTGCCGTCCTGCTTCACCAAGGCCTGGACCAGACCCAGCAGTTTTGGATAA
- a CDS encoding GntR family transcriptional regulator, with translation MAKWERIAADWREKIHSGELAPEFKLPNEQKLKADYEVSLPVVRQALDALEAEGLVDRRHGRGTFVRAPRQRVRRSPERYQWEKDRARLPESQRRRTGATERDTGLTMQDLEFSAEYRTVPATVELGRLFSVPVGAKMLERVYRTGSRRENAPLSLNTSYMVYDVVAENPALLDAHNEPWPGGTQNQLFSIGIELDRIVDEITARPPGPEEAEALKLPPGVSVLILRKISIDTSDCVVEVSNVVLPGDRTEFVYTTKLARWSE, from the coding sequence GTGGCTAAATGGGAGCGAATCGCCGCAGACTGGCGGGAAAAGATCCATTCCGGCGAGCTGGCACCGGAATTCAAGCTGCCAAACGAACAAAAGTTGAAGGCCGACTACGAGGTCAGCCTTCCGGTCGTGCGGCAAGCCCTGGACGCCCTAGAGGCCGAAGGGCTGGTAGATCGTCGCCACGGACGAGGCACGTTCGTTCGGGCACCACGTCAACGTGTGCGGCGATCGCCGGAGCGGTACCAATGGGAGAAGGACCGAGCGCGGCTACCCGAGTCCCAGAGACGTCGCACGGGCGCGACGGAACGCGACACGGGATTGACCATGCAGGACCTTGAGTTCTCGGCGGAGTACCGGACCGTTCCTGCGACCGTCGAGCTGGGCCGACTGTTCAGTGTCCCGGTGGGTGCCAAGATGCTTGAGCGCGTCTACCGAACAGGTTCACGACGAGAGAACGCGCCATTGAGCCTCAACACTTCATACATGGTGTACGACGTCGTTGCCGAGAATCCAGCGCTGCTTGATGCTCACAACGAGCCGTGGCCGGGCGGAACGCAGAACCAGCTCTTTAGCATCGGGATCGAGCTAGATCGGATCGTTGACGAGATCACTGCGCGGCCTCCGGGGCCGGAGGAAGCCGAGGCGTTGAAGCTGCCGCCGGGGGTCTCAGTGCTGATCCTTCGGAAGATATCTATCGACACGAGCGACTGCGTGGTCGAGGTGTCGAACGTCGTTTTACCAGGTGACCGAACTGAGTTTGTTTACACAACGAAGCTGGCGAGGTGGTCGGAGTGA
- a CDS encoding histidine phosphatase family protein encodes MITRLLYLARHGEQDLTEPGEPDAGLSERGRRQARLLGERLRGRRFAAVHHGPLRRAAETAELVAASLPGVPVYATELAGDHLPHDTEPAGLPPAYAEFLAQFPAAERVDGPRVTAAAVLRFAGPVADGTDGADGAGPVRELVVTHNFLIAWLVRHALDAPERRWLGLNLHNAGLTVIRYGPAGPPNLVAVNDVAHLPPELRGTGLPPDYLI; translated from the coding sequence ATGATCACCCGGCTGCTGTATCTGGCCCGACACGGCGAGCAGGACCTGACCGAACCCGGCGAGCCGGATGCCGGCCTCTCGGAGCGGGGCCGGCGGCAGGCCAGGCTGCTCGGCGAGCGGCTGCGGGGCCGGCGGTTCGCCGCCGTGCACCACGGGCCACTGCGCCGGGCCGCGGAGACCGCCGAGCTGGTCGCCGCGTCGCTGCCCGGGGTTCCGGTGTACGCGACGGAGCTGGCCGGCGACCACCTCCCGCACGACACGGAGCCTGCCGGCCTGCCTCCGGCGTACGCCGAATTCCTGGCCCAGTTCCCGGCGGCCGAACGGGTCGACGGGCCGCGGGTGACGGCGGCGGCGGTATTGCGGTTCGCCGGCCCGGTCGCGGACGGCACCGACGGCGCGGATGGCGCCGGGCCGGTCCGTGAGCTGGTCGTGACGCACAACTTCCTGATCGCCTGGCTGGTCCGGCACGCCCTCGACGCGCCGGAACGGCGGTGGCTGGGGCTGAATCTGCACAACGCGGGGCTGACCGTCATCCGGTACGGCCCGGCCGGGCCGCCGAACCTGGTCGCCGTCAACGACGTGGCGCACCTGCCGCCGGAGCTGCGCGGCACCGGCCTGCCCCCGGACTACCTGATCTGA
- a CDS encoding DUF6197 family protein: protein MKATQNPPTAAPITPADLLRMAALYLRRHGWHQGTYYANSTNNPTPPACAAGAIGIACAGYRVEHFSQLDPDALADYLTALGVFVDYLDTTAPVFFVDEDGYLLDEHTSPYSWNDDPARTAEQVITALQAAADEWDSLHSEGGEKR from the coding sequence ATGAAGGCTACCCAAAACCCACCCACCGCAGCACCGATCACACCCGCTGACCTGCTGCGGATGGCTGCCCTCTATCTGCGCCGGCACGGCTGGCACCAGGGCACCTACTACGCCAACAGCACCAATAACCCGACCCCGCCGGCCTGCGCCGCCGGGGCTATTGGCATCGCCTGCGCCGGTTACCGCGTCGAGCACTTCTCCCAGCTCGACCCCGACGCGCTCGCCGACTACCTCACCGCCCTGGGCGTGTTCGTCGACTACCTCGACACCACCGCGCCCGTGTTCTTCGTCGACGAGGACGGCTACCTGCTCGACGAACACACCTCCCCCTACTCATGGAACGACGACCCTGCCCGCACCGCCGAGCAGGTCATCACCGCCCTTCAGGCGGCTGCCGACGAGTGGGACTCCCTCCACAGCGAGGGAGGCGAGAAGCGATGA
- a CDS encoding Fic family protein, whose translation MARIFTLYAADGVSSQRYLHWDEIRYKRPPHDLAVEEWWVATKFARRGMYRRIPLVDKAGHPFVYALPDEVLKQTDYIASYASGQIRLSEQVTDPATRDRYLVSQLIEEAITSSQLEGASTSRKVARDMIRSGRQPRDRSEQMILNNFHAMQRIGELRHEKLTIDLICEIHKIVTEGTLENSDAAGRFQLPEEDRVAVWAEENQLLHSPPPADQLPERMQRLCDFANAQSDTGYLPGALRALVIHFMIGYEHPFEDGNGRTARALFYWSMLNQGYWLTEFLSVSRILKRAPGKYARSFLYTETDENDLTYFFIYNLNVLHRAIDELHAYLAHKMAEVREVRRTLRQSAENFNPRQLALLQHALKNPTTRYSVQSHKTSHRVSTETARSDLIGLESMGLLTKRKSGKRYVFDPIPDLGEAIKQFSG comes from the coding sequence ATGGCGCGCATCTTCACCCTCTACGCTGCGGATGGAGTCTCAAGCCAGCGCTACCTGCATTGGGACGAGATTCGATACAAGAGGCCACCCCACGACCTTGCGGTTGAAGAGTGGTGGGTGGCCACGAAATTCGCCCGTAGAGGCATGTATCGGCGTATACCGCTCGTAGACAAAGCTGGGCACCCCTTTGTCTATGCCCTGCCGGATGAAGTGCTTAAACAGACGGATTACATAGCAAGTTATGCAAGTGGCCAGATCCGTTTGAGTGAGCAGGTGACTGACCCTGCCACGCGTGATCGGTACCTAGTCAGCCAGCTTATCGAAGAAGCGATCACGTCGAGCCAGCTCGAAGGGGCATCCACATCGCGGAAAGTCGCTCGTGACATGATCCGTTCGGGACGTCAGCCGCGGGACCGAAGTGAGCAGATGATCCTAAACAACTTCCATGCGATGCAGCGGATTGGTGAATTGCGCCATGAGAAGCTAACAATCGACCTCATCTGCGAGATTCATAAGATTGTCACTGAAGGTACGCTAGAAAACTCGGATGCCGCGGGGCGCTTCCAGTTGCCGGAGGAAGATCGAGTCGCAGTCTGGGCCGAAGAGAACCAACTGCTGCACTCGCCGCCGCCCGCAGATCAGCTGCCGGAGCGCATGCAAAGGCTTTGCGATTTCGCCAATGCCCAGTCCGATACCGGCTATCTCCCGGGAGCGCTGCGTGCGTTGGTCATCCACTTTATGATCGGGTACGAGCACCCATTCGAGGATGGCAACGGCCGCACAGCGCGGGCGCTCTTCTACTGGTCAATGCTCAACCAGGGCTACTGGCTGACAGAGTTCTTGAGTGTATCCCGAATTCTCAAACGAGCTCCGGGTAAGTATGCGCGATCGTTTTTATACACCGAGACTGACGAGAACGACCTTACCTACTTCTTTATCTACAATCTGAACGTGCTCCATCGGGCCATCGATGAGTTGCATGCTTACCTGGCGCACAAGATGGCAGAAGTTCGCGAAGTGAGAAGGACTCTACGGCAGTCGGCTGAGAACTTCAATCCTCGCCAACTGGCGCTTCTTCAGCATGCCCTTAAGAATCCTACAACCCGCTACAGTGTTCAATCGCACAAGACATCGCACCGGGTATCAACCGAAACTGCCAGGAGCGACCTCATCGGCCTTGAATCAATGGGGTTACTGACCAAGAGGAAGTCGGGGAAGCGCTATGTTTTCGATCCGATTCCGGACTTGGGCGAAGCAATCAAGCAGTTTAGCGGCTAG
- a CDS encoding Eco57I restriction-modification methylase domain-containing protein, with protein MSISARGEAVPLDSGMAALAPIPAEAVEHGEVFTRRWIVELILDLAGYTADRDLANLVAVEPACGAGAFLGPMVERLSKSCRLRGRCVTDAGAALRAFDLLPRNVEDSRRLVEKVLLGDGWSAEDAAALAAGWVQEGDYLLRDRGNDAVDFVLGNPPYVRLEDVPVDRMAAYRAACPTMVGRSDIYVGFYEVGLRSLKVGGVLGFICADRWMRNQYGRHLRELIAAHYSVDGTIIMHDVDAFDEQVSAYPAISIVRRGQQGPAVVADTTRAFGPTDATALLTWIQQQETQSVSNDRFEVSRLPHWFEGSESWPSGSPATLAMIEDLNDRFPLLEDPATGTRVGIGIATGADAVFVTTAADVEPDRLLPLSMVRDTVSGTVSWSGHYLVNPWDAGGVVDLDTYPRLRAYFDEHGDALRKRHIAQKRPANWYRTIDKVDPSLTARPKLLFPDMKTQIHPVLEGGGLYPHHNLYYIVSDEWDLQVLGGLLLSAVAEAFVAAYAVKMRGGTLRFQAQYLRRIRVPRPDMISAKDRVALADAFDRRNRRAATEAALRIYGIGDPGALTYG; from the coding sequence ATGAGCATTTCGGCGAGGGGCGAGGCCGTCCCGCTTGATTCAGGGATGGCGGCTCTAGCGCCCATCCCGGCTGAAGCGGTCGAACACGGCGAAGTCTTCACACGGCGATGGATCGTCGAGCTCATCCTCGACCTCGCCGGCTATACCGCAGACCGTGACCTCGCCAACCTCGTCGCCGTGGAGCCGGCCTGCGGCGCCGGTGCCTTTCTCGGGCCTATGGTCGAGCGCTTGAGCAAGTCGTGCCGCCTCCGGGGTCGATGCGTGACCGATGCTGGGGCTGCCCTCCGCGCTTTCGATCTCCTCCCCCGCAACGTCGAGGACAGCCGCCGCCTGGTGGAGAAGGTCCTTCTCGGCGACGGATGGTCCGCCGAGGACGCGGCAGCGCTGGCCGCAGGCTGGGTGCAGGAAGGCGACTACCTTCTGCGCGACAGGGGCAACGATGCTGTGGACTTCGTCCTCGGAAACCCTCCCTACGTCCGGTTAGAGGACGTGCCGGTGGATCGGATGGCCGCATACCGTGCCGCCTGCCCCACCATGGTCGGACGCTCGGACATCTACGTCGGGTTCTACGAGGTCGGACTGCGGTCCCTCAAGGTGGGAGGGGTACTCGGCTTCATCTGTGCTGACAGGTGGATGCGCAACCAGTACGGAAGGCACCTGCGAGAACTCATCGCAGCGCACTACAGCGTTGACGGGACGATCATCATGCATGACGTAGACGCCTTCGACGAGCAGGTCTCTGCCTACCCTGCGATTTCTATCGTCCGGCGAGGTCAGCAGGGCCCTGCGGTGGTCGCCGACACTACCCGCGCCTTCGGTCCCACTGATGCCACGGCCCTACTTACATGGATCCAGCAGCAGGAAACTCAGTCGGTCTCGAACGATCGGTTCGAGGTCAGCCGCCTGCCGCATTGGTTCGAAGGCTCGGAGTCTTGGCCGAGCGGCTCGCCGGCGACCCTCGCCATGATCGAGGACTTGAATGACCGCTTTCCGCTGTTGGAGGACCCAGCGACCGGCACCCGTGTTGGCATCGGCATCGCCACCGGCGCCGACGCTGTGTTCGTGACAACCGCCGCAGACGTCGAACCCGACCGCCTGCTTCCGCTGTCGATGGTCCGGGACACGGTCTCCGGGACGGTGTCCTGGTCCGGCCACTACCTCGTCAATCCTTGGGATGCTGGCGGGGTCGTTGACCTAGACACCTACCCGCGGCTTCGGGCCTACTTCGATGAGCATGGCGACGCTCTGCGCAAGCGCCACATCGCTCAGAAGCGGCCCGCGAATTGGTATCGAACCATCGACAAGGTGGACCCCAGCCTGACTGCAAGGCCGAAGCTCCTGTTCCCAGACATGAAGACCCAGATTCATCCGGTGCTGGAGGGGGGCGGCCTTTACCCGCATCACAATCTGTATTACATCGTGTCGGATGAGTGGGATTTACAAGTTCTGGGCGGTTTACTCCTGTCTGCGGTCGCGGAAGCCTTCGTGGCCGCTTATGCGGTTAAGATGCGCGGCGGCACGCTTCGCTTCCAGGCCCAGTACTTGCGCCGCATCCGCGTGCCCCGACCAGACATGATTTCAGCCAAGGATCGTGTGGCGCTCGCAGACGCTTTTGATCGCCGAAACAGGCGGGCGGCCACGGAAGCCGCCCTGCGCATCTACGGCATCGGTGATCCAGGAGCGTTGACCTATGGGTAG
- a CDS encoding FtsK/SpoIIIE domain-containing protein produces the protein MTTTIPTTAAAVPVGPGLSMFDPIFIGIDEFGQPVYLDVIYRNLLTAGEPGGGKSGLINNICGHAALCDNTRLVLFDAKLVELGPWRDLADAFIGPDIDQGIDVLRRLLVVATNRYTWLLANRRRKLADGDGMSVIVTIIDELAMFSTVLGTKAQQEEFSTLLRGLVSLGRACGMPVIAATQRPSWDIIPASLRDLFGYRAAFRCTSLNSSNIILGQGWAEQGYTASDISPTNQGAAYLLAEGGVPRRIKAAYLTDTDIYNIADYAAWTRRPTSSSSAPAVNPTEWEMAA, from the coding sequence ATGACCACCACGATTCCCACCACCGCTGCTGCGGTGCCGGTGGGTCCTGGCCTGTCGATGTTCGACCCGATCTTCATCGGGATCGACGAGTTCGGCCAACCCGTCTACCTGGACGTCATCTACCGCAACCTGCTCACCGCAGGCGAACCCGGCGGCGGCAAGTCCGGCCTGATCAACAACATCTGCGGCCACGCCGCTCTCTGCGACAACACCCGGCTCGTGCTCTTCGACGCCAAACTCGTCGAACTCGGCCCCTGGCGCGACCTCGCCGACGCGTTCATCGGCCCCGACATCGACCAGGGCATTGACGTGCTACGTCGCCTCCTGGTCGTGGCCACCAACCGCTACACCTGGCTCCTCGCTAACCGGCGCCGCAAGCTCGCCGACGGCGACGGCATGTCCGTCATCGTCACCATCATCGACGAACTCGCCATGTTCTCCACCGTGCTCGGCACCAAGGCCCAGCAGGAAGAGTTCTCCACCCTCCTGCGAGGGCTCGTGTCCCTCGGCCGGGCCTGCGGCATGCCCGTCATCGCCGCCACCCAACGGCCGTCGTGGGACATCATCCCCGCCTCGTTGCGGGACCTGTTCGGCTACCGGGCCGCATTCCGCTGCACCAGCTTGAACAGCTCAAACATCATCCTCGGTCAGGGCTGGGCCGAGCAGGGCTACACCGCCTCCGACATCTCGCCCACCAACCAAGGCGCGGCCTACCTCCTCGCCGAAGGCGGCGTACCCCGCCGCATCAAGGCCGCCTACCTCACCGACACCGACATCTACAACATCGCCGACTACGCCGCCTGGACCCGCCGCCCCACCAGCAGCAGCAGCGCCCCGGCGGTCAACCCCACCGAGTGGGAGATGGCGGCATGA
- a CDS encoding DUF998 domain-containing protein has product MSQAVPLPGVRPVVAGLDRALLAGGVLAGPIFAGSALLQGLTRDGFDFRRHPVSVLSTGELGWIQIATFLVTGVLCVLAAGALRRSTGTGSVWVPRLLALYGLGLVGAAIFSADPADGFPVGTPRGAGQISWHGGLHFLVAAVAFVSLIVATVVAGRRAARRGLVGRAGFSLATGAFFAVAWVALMVRPAPAVMVAFGLAVTVGWLWVSVTFARAASGRVD; this is encoded by the coding sequence ATGAGCCAGGCCGTTCCGCTTCCCGGGGTCCGACCGGTGGTCGCTGGCCTGGACCGCGCGCTGCTGGCCGGCGGGGTGCTCGCCGGCCCGATCTTCGCCGGCTCGGCGCTGCTCCAGGGGCTCACCCGGGATGGCTTCGACTTCCGGCGGCACCCGGTCAGTGTGTTGAGCACCGGTGAGCTGGGCTGGATCCAGATCGCCACGTTCCTGGTCACCGGAGTGCTCTGCGTGCTGGCCGCCGGGGCGCTCCGGCGCTCCACCGGCACCGGTTCGGTCTGGGTGCCCCGGTTGCTCGCCCTGTACGGGCTGGGCCTGGTGGGGGCGGCGATCTTCAGCGCCGACCCGGCCGATGGGTTCCCCGTCGGCACGCCCCGGGGTGCCGGCCAGATCAGCTGGCACGGTGGCCTGCACTTCCTGGTGGCGGCGGTCGCCTTCGTCTCGCTGATCGTGGCGACGGTGGTCGCCGGCCGACGGGCCGCGCGTCGTGGGCTGGTGGGTCGGGCCGGGTTCAGCCTGGCGACCGGGGCCTTCTTCGCGGTGGCCTGGGTGGCGCTGATGGTCCGGCCGGCGCCGGCCGTCATGGTGGCGTTCGGCCTGGCGGTGACGGTCGGTTGGCTGTGGGTGTCGGTCACCTTCGCGCGAGCGGCGTCCGGCCGGGTGGACTGA
- a CDS encoding glycosyltransferase family 2 protein, whose protein sequence is MRKLISVVTPVHGPSIPYLADSYESLRAQEMPDGWAWEWLVQEDGRTGDVEAALPQDSRVLGATGKAGGPGVARNMAMARSQGSLLRVLDADDQLTPGALAREIGVLSSRPDIGWTTSSVLDLMPDGSTVSWQHADPAGGRLDRAEVLSYFHDNGYRLPVHPATLCIRRDLSLALGGWMALPGGEDTGLLLAASVVVDGYFIDQPGLLYRKHPDQITAQADWTATAEWQLRMQLIESRAIALRSLLLPSAA, encoded by the coding sequence GTGAGAAAACTGATCTCCGTAGTCACCCCGGTCCACGGGCCGAGCATCCCCTATCTTGCGGACTCCTACGAGTCACTGCGGGCACAGGAGATGCCCGACGGCTGGGCCTGGGAATGGCTGGTGCAGGAGGATGGCCGTACAGGAGATGTCGAGGCCGCTCTACCCCAAGACTCGCGCGTCCTAGGCGCGACCGGCAAAGCGGGCGGCCCTGGAGTCGCCCGCAACATGGCGATGGCGCGGAGCCAGGGCTCACTACTGCGGGTCCTAGATGCCGACGATCAGCTCACACCCGGCGCCCTCGCACGCGAGATCGGAGTTCTTAGCTCTCGCCCTGACATTGGGTGGACAACATCAAGCGTCCTTGACCTGATGCCTGACGGGTCAACGGTGAGTTGGCAGCATGCCGACCCGGCGGGAGGCAGACTCGACCGGGCCGAGGTGCTGTCCTACTTTCACGACAACGGCTATCGGCTACCCGTGCACCCAGCAACGCTCTGCATCCGACGGGACCTCTCGCTTGCACTAGGCGGCTGGATGGCCCTACCCGGCGGCGAAGACACCGGCCTACTGCTCGCGGCCTCGGTAGTTGTCGACGGGTACTTCATCGACCAACCAGGGTTGCTGTATCGGAAGCACCCGGACCAAATCACCGCACAGGCCGACTGGACGGCAACCGCGGAATGGCAACTCCGCATGCAGCTCATCGAGTCTCGGGCGATCGCGCTGCGATCCCTCCTCCTGCCCAGCGCCGCCTGA
- a CDS encoding RRQRL motif-containing zinc-binding protein, whose product MTDLRSVDLDNLADRTGIRVEFYDPLGTRYGFPTFPYHAAPSGLATVRQLRAAGLRPNGHDPVAQIYWRHRKQRRVAYLYRLDMAAPKRTATPAQRVAIAKALRARRTCRVCAQVKPYYIPRRYGECLDCHEGNPS is encoded by the coding sequence ATGACCGACCTGCGCAGCGTCGACCTCGACAACCTGGCCGATCGCACCGGCATCCGGGTCGAGTTCTACGACCCGCTCGGCACCCGCTACGGGTTCCCCACCTTCCCCTACCACGCGGCACCTTCCGGACTGGCCACCGTGCGGCAACTCCGCGCCGCCGGCCTTCGCCCCAACGGACATGACCCGGTCGCCCAGATCTATTGGCGGCACCGCAAACAGCGCCGGGTCGCCTACCTCTACCGCCTCGACATGGCCGCACCCAAGCGCACCGCCACACCCGCACAGCGCGTGGCCATCGCCAAAGCCCTTCGCGCCCGCCGGACCTGCCGCGTCTGCGCCCAGGTCAAGCCCTACTACATCCCCCGCCGCTACGGCGAATGCCTCGACTGCCACGAAGGGAACCCGTCGTGA